One genomic segment of Desulfonatronum thioautotrophicum includes these proteins:
- a CDS encoding CBS domain-containing protein, which produces MVVVEKTVVRDFMRPVGDFPRISRDATFGAAVAALDKAQEDFVAGRAKQRILLVEDEQGRIVGKLSPMDVMQGLEPGYVRMMNTENLRYRDVDYVVRTMREQTRLWAKPFDDLCKTAQDVQVKEFLRTPSESTLIQVDDSLDAAFHRFVVGRHDSLFVKHGKDLVGLLRFSDVYREVSRRINDVCVTK; this is translated from the coding sequence ATGGTGGTGGTTGAAAAGACAGTCGTCAGGGATTTCATGCGGCCGGTGGGGGATTTTCCCCGTATTTCCAGGGACGCGACGTTTGGGGCGGCTGTGGCGGCCTTGGACAAGGCTCAGGAAGATTTCGTCGCCGGTCGGGCCAAGCAACGCATTCTGCTGGTGGAGGACGAACAGGGCCGAATCGTGGGCAAGCTCTCGCCCATGGATGTTATGCAGGGGCTGGAACCGGGATATGTGAGGATGATGAACACGGAAAATCTGCGCTACCGGGACGTGGACTACGTGGTCCGGACCATGCGGGAGCAGACCCGGCTCTGGGCCAAGCCATTTGACGACCTGTGCAAGACTGCCCAGGACGTTCAGGTGAAGGAGTTTCTGCGTACGCCATCGGAGAGCACCCTGATCCAGGTCGACGATTCCCTGGATGCCGCGTTCCATCGTTTCGTGGTCGGCCGGCACGATTCCCTGTTCGTCAAGCATGGGAAGGATCTTGTCGGGCTACTTCGTTTTTCCGACGTGTATCGGGAAGTTTCGCGCAGAATCAATGATGTCTGTGTAACTAAGTAA
- a CDS encoding DUF2628 domain-containing protein has product MIHLPIPSIYRNPRKYNIFEHPEQGRQAVKQGFSWPAFFLGIIWMSVKGLWKFFGIWLALILVMMFVENAVKSMEIDAWLKPFVNFAILTVYMGIMLYPALKGNEWRGRKLLEKGFVWKGTVEATSPASALAVRQET; this is encoded by the coding sequence ATGATACATCTCCCCATACCGAGTATTTACCGAAATCCCAGAAAGTATAACATCTTCGAGCACCCGGAACAGGGGCGCCAGGCCGTTAAACAGGGTTTTTCCTGGCCGGCTTTTTTCCTGGGAATCATCTGGATGTCCGTCAAGGGGCTCTGGAAATTTTTTGGAATTTGGCTTGCACTGATATTGGTCATGATGTTTGTTGAGAACGCCGTAAAGTCCATGGAGATTGATGCCTGGCTGAAGCCTTTTGTCAATTTCGCGATTCTCACAGTCTACATGGGGATCATGCTCTATCCGGCACTCAAGGGCAATGAGTGGCGGGGGCGTAAGTTGCTGGAAAAGGGGTTTGTTTGGAAAGGGACCGTGGAGGCAACCTCTCCGGCCAGTGCCTTGGCAGTGCGGCAAGAAACTTGA
- a CDS encoding response regulator, whose protein sequence is MSEKKAPVVLIVEGDVAFRSTLAGHLGAQGFDVLTTELTDDMGLALQQRKVDVVLLGLAGLKQQGISLLKLILEVSPASKVVLLNDLEHLSLSIEAMKLGAVDEVSIPVDMELLVEKVRSAGG, encoded by the coding sequence ATGTCTGAGAAAAAAGCTCCAGTGGTGCTGATTGTCGAAGGCGATGTTGCTTTTCGGTCAACCCTGGCCGGGCACCTGGGTGCACAAGGCTTCGACGTGCTCACGACGGAATTGACGGACGACATGGGGCTTGCCCTGCAGCAGCGAAAGGTCGACGTGGTGCTGCTCGGTTTGGCCGGATTGAAGCAACAGGGCATCAGCCTGTTGAAGCTGATCCTGGAGGTCAGTCCTGCCAGCAAGGTGGTCCTGCTGAACGACCTGGAGCACCTGAGCCTGTCCATCGAGGCCATGAAGTTGGGCGCGGTGGACGAGGTGAGCATTCCCGTGGACATGGAGTTGCTGGTGGAAAAGGTCCGCTCGGCTGGTGGTTGA
- a CDS encoding response regulator — translation MSAEKMQLLLVDDEERFRTTLAKRFGEKGVEAMQAGDAMAALALIREHAVDVVVLDIKMPEMDGIEALGEIKKINQSIEVILLTGHAAVDSAVEGMRLGAFDYLLKPCEFEQLLEKVHKAYETKKERDERLRQAEIRSRLDRIEKSWR, via the coding sequence ATGTCGGCGGAAAAGATGCAATTGTTGTTGGTGGACGACGAGGAGCGGTTTCGGACGACCCTGGCCAAGCGTTTTGGTGAAAAAGGGGTCGAGGCGATGCAGGCTGGTGACGCCATGGCCGCTTTGGCACTCATCCGGGAACATGCGGTTGATGTTGTCGTCCTGGATATCAAGATGCCGGAGATGGACGGTATCGAGGCCCTGGGCGAAATCAAGAAGATCAATCAATCCATAGAGGTGATTCTCCTGACCGGCCACGCCGCCGTGGACTCGGCAGTGGAAGGAATGCGGCTGGGCGCTTTTGATTATCTGCTGAAGCCCTGTGAATTCGAACAGTTGTTGGAAAAAGTCCACAAGGCATACGAGACAAAGAAAGAGAGGGACGAGCGGCTGCGCCAGGCCGAGATCCGTAGTCGCCTGGACAGGATTGAGAAAAGTTGGCGATGA
- a CDS encoding response regulator, translated as MAEQVQGAEGMKLLLVDDEERFRTTLAKRMQEKGIDVNTLDSGISALQYIQDHPVDVIVLDIKMPDMDGIETLNEIKKVNSGIEVILLTGHAAVDSAIEGMRLGAYDYLMKPCELEDLLEKILGAFKIKHARDVRLMRAEERSRLDRLEKSVRF; from the coding sequence ATGGCGGAACAGGTACAGGGAGCGGAAGGCATGAAACTGCTCCTGGTGGACGACGAGGAACGTTTTCGCACGACGTTGGCCAAGCGGATGCAGGAAAAAGGCATCGACGTGAACACGCTGGACAGCGGCATATCGGCCCTGCAATACATCCAGGACCACCCCGTGGACGTCATCGTCCTGGACATCAAGATGCCGGACATGGACGGCATCGAGACCCTGAACGAGATCAAGAAGGTCAACTCGGGCATCGAGGTGATCCTGCTCACCGGCCACGCGGCCGTGGACTCGGCCATCGAAGGCATGCGCCTCGGGGCCTACGACTACCTGATGAAACCTTGTGAACTGGAAGACCTGCTGGAAAAAATCCTGGGTGCCTTCAAGATCAAGCACGCCCGGGACGTCCGGCTCATGCGCGCCGAGGAGCGCAGCAGGCTGGACAGGCTGGAAAAGAGCGTTCGCTTCTGA
- a CDS encoding CBS domain-containing protein translates to MMEKNKVRDVMVPVADFPRISDEATFSEAVQALEKNFDAYMSGQAKQRITLVHDARNRIVGKLTPVDVVRGLEPGYGKMPVDTSYSSFAATYQYVMEKAQEQTMLWSKPLDDLCKTAQDVKVKDFLRNPTEAHLVKADDSLNEALHRFVLGRHDSLFVTDNGHLVGLVRFSDVYREIQQHIKNVCKI, encoded by the coding sequence ATGATGGAGAAAAACAAGGTTCGTGACGTAATGGTTCCGGTGGCGGATTTTCCGCGCATATCCGATGAAGCCACCTTTTCCGAGGCTGTGCAGGCCTTGGAAAAGAATTTCGACGCCTATATGAGCGGTCAGGCCAAACAGCGCATCACCCTGGTGCACGACGCCCGGAACAGGATCGTGGGCAAGCTGACCCCCGTTGACGTGGTCCGCGGGCTGGAGCCTGGGTACGGCAAGATGCCCGTGGACACCTCCTACAGCTCATTTGCGGCAACGTATCAATACGTCATGGAAAAGGCCCAGGAACAGACCATGCTCTGGTCCAAGCCCCTGGATGACTTATGCAAGACAGCCCAGGACGTGAAGGTCAAGGATTTTTTGCGAAATCCCACGGAAGCCCACCTGGTCAAGGCTGACGACTCCCTGAACGAGGCCCTGCACAGGTTTGTCCTGGGCCGCCACGATTCCCTGTTCGTGACCGACAATGGACACCTTGTCGGTTTGGTACGGTTCTCCGACGTTTACCGGGAGATCCAGCAGCATATCAAGAACGTCTGCAAGATCTGA
- a CDS encoding SLC13 family permease: MAELVKGKEDFRNNPLDELVIDEHPESPPQSGKSILIKCTIAVLAGLLVYALPTPEGLSIEGHKLLALLLTCLILWTTEAIPIGVTALFVGGGMIMFDIVGRNDAWTPYANPAVMFVLMIIMFGVVLNEVGLARRLMYHLLKVAGTNVMRLSFILAVGCTLLATILHDATVTVVMVFAFVPVFMAMGMRPGQGHRLPKFFIILIPLAASAGGFGTMIGGGRNPLALEILYRYQEANYGTYKVIGFLEYMLIQFPICFLTAVATWAVVYVLFRPEEKELTGVKLEYPGPLRGAELGVAIVFIAAFVLWFLGDLTGWHVSVVAMLAMIGFCAPGWVSFKTICDKFPWESWIVFGAGVSLGLALLKTGAGEFLAASFLPLLEGRSDFAIFYGLGFFGSFLSSLMSNSAAVALALPVTLPMADMLGMSPTAVALLAPMTTSFIMLVIGCPPTIIAYSSGYFTQVEFIKVAVPWCLILLLVACFGALVWWPLIGVH; encoded by the coding sequence ATGGCTGAACTGGTTAAAGGGAAAGAGGATTTTCGGAACAATCCGCTGGATGAGTTGGTGATCGATGAACATCCCGAGTCGCCTCCCCAATCCGGGAAGAGCATTTTGATCAAGTGTACCATCGCGGTCCTCGCGGGGTTGCTCGTCTATGCCCTGCCCACACCGGAAGGGCTGTCCATCGAAGGCCACAAGCTGCTGGCCCTTTTGCTGACCTGTCTGATCCTGTGGACCACCGAGGCCATTCCCATCGGCGTCACGGCCCTGTTCGTGGGCGGCGGGATGATCATGTTTGACATCGTGGGTCGCAACGACGCCTGGACGCCCTATGCCAACCCGGCGGTCATGTTTGTCTTGATGATCATCATGTTCGGCGTGGTGCTCAACGAGGTCGGGCTGGCCAGGAGGTTAATGTACCATCTGCTCAAGGTGGCCGGGACCAACGTCATGCGGCTCAGTTTCATCCTGGCCGTGGGCTGCACCCTGCTGGCCACGATCCTGCACGATGCCACGGTCACCGTTGTCATGGTCTTTGCCTTTGTGCCGGTGTTCATGGCCATGGGGATGAGGCCGGGGCAAGGGCACAGGCTCCCAAAGTTTTTCATTATTCTGATCCCATTGGCCGCCTCGGCCGGCGGTTTCGGGACCATGATCGGCGGCGGAAGAAACCCCTTGGCCTTGGAAATCCTGTACCGCTATCAGGAGGCCAACTACGGAACATATAAAGTCATCGGCTTCCTGGAGTACATGCTGATCCAGTTTCCGATCTGTTTCCTGACCGCCGTGGCCACCTGGGCCGTGGTCTACGTGCTGTTCCGGCCTGAAGAAAAGGAACTGACCGGAGTGAAGCTGGAATACCCCGGACCGTTGCGCGGAGCGGAACTGGGTGTGGCCATCGTGTTCATCGCCGCTTTCGTGCTCTGGTTCCTGGGTGATCTGACCGGCTGGCACGTCAGCGTGGTGGCCATGCTGGCCATGATCGGCTTCTGCGCTCCGGGCTGGGTGTCGTTCAAGACCATCTGCGACAAGTTCCCCTGGGAATCCTGGATCGTGTTCGGCGCGGGCGTATCCCTGGGGCTGGCGCTGCTCAAGACCGGGGCCGGCGAGTTCCTGGCAGCGAGTTTTCTGCCGCTGCTGGAAGGCCGCAGCGATTTCGCGATCTTCTACGGTCTGGGCTTTTTCGGCTCGTTCCTGTCCAGTCTGATGAGCAACTCCGCGGCCGTTGCCCTGGCCCTGCCCGTGACGTTGCCCATGGCCGACATGCTGGGCATGTCCCCCACGGCCGTGGCCCTGCTGGCACCCATGACCACGTCGTTCATCATGCTGGTCATCGGCTGCCCGCCCACGATCATCGCCTACAGCTCCGGCTACTTCACCCAGGTGGAATTCATCAAGGTGGCCGTGCCCTGGTGTCTGATCCTGCTCTTGGTGGCCTGCTTCGGCGCCTTGGTCTGGTGGCCACTGATCGGGGTACACTAG
- a CDS encoding sensor histidine kinase — MPTEDIYRTYDWLRRHIFVYLGGAGLLSLILVGLVVYFEYRSVINEKATERLVSIALRHKAEINDFLADIATTMRTITMLEPLERLRDQETLKELFHRLQASTDNAYEDMGVIDAQGNHLAYVGPFDLIDMNYSGEKWFLNVMRDEIYISSVFLGFRNLPHFIIAVRHGEGDQSWILRATVNADRFGDIVEHVRFGETGHAFLVSSDGYFQTNPRIGGRIMDRVPESEFDFEVFDGVRYQHMINHEGHRVFRAITWMKDNDWLLVVEQEAWEVLGKFHVERRKAAAFFLGGGLFIALLTLVTTRALNRRVVQMDAERHLVDEQLLQSQKLASIGELSAGIAHEINNPLAVIGEEAGWMQDLLKREHFQGVEELDELQDSLREIVKQAGRCRDITHKLLRFARKSDAVVRAVELNKLVGEVIEMREHQAELNNIQIIRKFEPDIPMVHTDPAQVRQVLLNLINNAMDALGQSGKITVSTDMWEKGGAIIRVADNGPGIAKENLGKIFDPFFTTKPPGKGTGLGLSICHGIIKKLGGEISVASQVGQGTTFTVKIPIEPPKNFRDSEKIKGLEFIAR; from the coding sequence ATGCCCACGGAAGACATCTACAGAACCTACGACTGGCTGCGCAGACACATATTCGTGTATCTCGGCGGGGCCGGCCTGCTTTCCCTGATTCTGGTCGGCCTCGTGGTGTATTTCGAATATCGCAGTGTGATCAACGAGAAAGCCACGGAGCGTCTGGTCTCCATCGCCTTGCGACACAAGGCTGAGATCAATGACTTTCTGGCCGACATTGCCACGACCATGCGCACCATCACCATGCTGGAGCCCTTGGAGCGGTTGCGGGATCAGGAAACACTCAAGGAGCTTTTCCACCGCTTGCAGGCGAGCACGGACAATGCCTACGAGGATATGGGGGTCATCGACGCCCAGGGCAACCACTTGGCCTATGTCGGCCCTTTTGACCTGATTGACATGAATTATTCGGGGGAGAAGTGGTTCCTGAATGTCATGCGCGACGAGATCTACATCAGCAGTGTCTTTCTCGGATTTCGCAACCTGCCGCACTTCATCATCGCCGTGCGCCACGGCGAGGGAGACCAGAGCTGGATCCTGCGGGCCACGGTGAACGCGGACAGGTTCGGCGATATCGTTGAGCACGTTCGTTTCGGTGAAACCGGGCACGCCTTTCTGGTCAGTTCGGACGGCTATTTCCAGACCAATCCCAGGATTGGCGGAAGAATCATGGACAGGGTGCCTGAGAGTGAATTCGACTTCGAGGTGTTCGATGGTGTGCGCTATCAGCATATGATCAACCATGAAGGGCATAGGGTCTTCCGGGCCATAACCTGGATGAAGGACAATGACTGGCTGCTGGTGGTGGAGCAGGAAGCCTGGGAAGTGCTTGGCAAGTTCCATGTCGAACGTCGCAAGGCAGCTGCCTTTTTTCTTGGCGGCGGACTGTTCATCGCTCTCCTGACCCTGGTCACCACTCGCGCGCTGAACCGCAGGGTTGTCCAGATGGACGCGGAGCGCCACCTTGTGGACGAGCAGCTCCTGCAGTCCCAGAAACTGGCCTCCATCGGTGAACTTTCAGCGGGCATTGCCCATGAAATCAACAATCCCCTGGCCGTGATCGGGGAAGAAGCCGGCTGGATGCAGGATCTGCTCAAGCGCGAACACTTCCAGGGCGTGGAAGAACTGGACGAGCTTCAGGACTCCCTGCGGGAAATCGTAAAGCAGGCCGGGCGCTGCCGGGACATCACCCACAAGCTGCTGCGCTTTGCCCGCAAAAGCGACGCCGTGGTCAGAGCCGTTGAGCTCAACAAGCTGGTGGGGGAAGTCATCGAGATGCGCGAGCACCAGGCGGAGCTGAACAATATCCAGATCATCCGGAAGTTCGAGCCGGACATCCCCATGGTCCATACCGATCCGGCCCAGGTCAGGCAGGTGCTCCTGAACCTGATCAACAACGCCATGGACGCCCTGGGGCAATCCGGGAAGATTACCGTATCCACGGACATGTGGGAGAAGGGCGGCGCCATCATCCGGGTGGCGGATAACGGCCCAGGAATTGCCAAGGAGAATCTGGGCAAGATTTTCGATCCGTTTTTCACCACCAAGCCTCCGGGCAAGGGCACCGGGCTGGGGCTGTCCATCTGTCACGGAATCATCAAGAAGCTGGGCGGTGAGATTTCCGTGGCCAGCCAGGTCGGGCAGGGAACCACCTTTACGGTCAAGATTCCCATCGAACCGCCGAAGAATTTCCGAGACAGCGAGAAAATCAAGGGCTTGGAGTTTATCGCCCGTTGA
- a CDS encoding SLC13 family permease — MPTPDNLTPEGHRLLALLTTVVILWVSEAIPIGVTALLAGAGLIMFNIQTPHDAWAPFASPAVMFVLMIIMFGVVLNEVGLAQRLMYHLLRFAGTKVKRLSFILAVGCTMMATVFHDATVTVIMVFAFVPVFMAMGLKPHQGHKLPKFFIILIPLAASAGGFGTLLGGGRNPLATEILYVFTEQSPKFLEPVVIGFMEYMLIQFPICLLTALATWGVLWVIFRPKEKELVGVKLDYPGPMATKEKGVLIVFIATFVLWFLGDLTGWHVSIAAALAIAGFCGPGWISFRTICDKFPWESWIVFGAGVSLGMAMLTSGAGMFLAESFLPVLDGRHTFVVYYGFGFFGSFLSSLMSNSAAVALMLPITLPMSEMMDMSPMAVALLAPMTTSFIMLVIGCPPTIIAYSSGYFTQVEFVKVAVPWCLALLVVCTLAVMVYWPLIGFQ; from the coding sequence TTGCCCACGCCCGACAACCTGACCCCGGAAGGACATCGTCTGCTGGCCCTGCTGACCACCGTGGTCATCCTCTGGGTCTCTGAGGCCATTCCCATCGGCGTAACAGCTCTGTTGGCCGGAGCCGGACTGATCATGTTCAACATCCAGACCCCGCACGACGCCTGGGCGCCCTTTGCCAGCCCGGCGGTGATGTTCGTGCTGATGATCATCATGTTCGGCGTGGTGCTCAACGAGGTGGGGCTGGCCCAGCGACTGATGTATCATCTGCTCCGGTTCGCCGGGACCAAGGTCAAGCGGCTCAGCTTCATTCTGGCAGTGGGCTGTACCATGATGGCCACGGTCTTCCACGACGCTACGGTCACGGTTATCATGGTCTTCGCCTTCGTGCCTGTGTTCATGGCCATGGGACTGAAGCCGCATCAAGGGCACAAGCTGCCGAAATTTTTTATTATTCTGATACCGTTGGCCGCATCAGCCGGCGGGTTCGGCACCCTGCTGGGCGGCGGTAGAAACCCGTTGGCCACGGAGATTCTCTACGTCTTCACCGAACAGTCGCCCAAGTTCCTTGAACCCGTGGTGATCGGGTTCATGGAATACATGCTGATCCAGTTCCCCATCTGTCTGCTCACGGCCTTGGCCACCTGGGGCGTGCTCTGGGTCATCTTCCGGCCCAAGGAAAAGGAACTGGTCGGGGTCAAGCTGGATTATCCCGGCCCCATGGCCACCAAGGAGAAAGGGGTGCTCATCGTGTTCATCGCCACGTTCGTCCTGTGGTTCCTGGGCGACCTGACCGGATGGCACGTGAGCATTGCCGCGGCCCTGGCCATTGCCGGATTCTGCGGTCCGGGCTGGATCTCCTTCCGGACCATTTGCGACAAATTCCCCTGGGAATCCTGGATCGTATTCGGTGCGGGCGTGTCCCTGGGCATGGCCATGCTCACGTCCGGGGCAGGCATGTTTCTGGCGGAATCGTTTCTGCCTGTTCTGGACGGGAGACATACCTTTGTTGTCTATTATGGATTTGGCTTTTTCGGCTCATTTCTGTCCAGCCTGATGAGCAATTCCGCGGCTGTGGCCTTGATGTTGCCCATCACCCTGCCCATGTCCGAAATGATGGACATGTCGCCCATGGCCGTTGCCCTCCTGGCACCCATGACCACCTCTTTCATCATGCTGGTCATCGGCTGCCCCCCGACCATCATCGCCTACAGCTCCGGTTACTTCACCCAGGTGGAGTTCGTGAAAGTGGCCGTGCCCTGGTGCCTGGCCCTGCTGGTGGTCTGCACTCTCGCCGTGATGGTCTATTGGCCGCTGATCGGATTCCAGTAA
- a CDS encoding sigma-54 interaction domain-containing protein encodes MSTNSLNPQVHGLFNSPVAFQHLFDEIPHGAFLVDRERRIVAVNSAFEALTGFSREQVRGLFCAHVVRNTICQQHCPVLPNSGDGMGDCPAGNIISCDRKKIPVRTILAPIYDLDGDCQGYLETIEDLRASEKWDWERIHSERYGHLIGNSPEMQRIFQIMPMIGQTDSSVLITGETGTGKDVIAEAVHHASDRAKGPFIKVNCGALPETLLESELFGHQKGAFTGAVESKPGRFRLAHNGTLFLTEIGDLPVNLQTKLLSFLDDKVVYPLGGSKGVKVNVRVIAATLRNLEQMVQLGVFRSDLLFRLNVVRLHLPPLREREGDIRLLLDQFLRTISVQFKKNIKGYSEDALRELLSFPYPGNVRELRNIVEYAVNVCQGDQILTTHLPLYVLESKTPPPAQEAQHQEPRPTLPQDAHPMANPLEVTWKDMEKKMILEALAQARGKRSRAAEILGWARSTLWRKMKEFELGG; translated from the coding sequence ATGAGCACGAACAGCCTCAATCCCCAGGTCCACGGCCTGTTCAACAGTCCCGTGGCCTTTCAGCATCTTTTCGACGAGATCCCCCATGGTGCCTTTCTGGTGGACCGGGAGCGCCGTATCGTGGCCGTGAACAGCGCGTTCGAGGCCCTGACCGGTTTTTCGCGGGAACAGGTCCGTGGATTATTTTGCGCGCATGTTGTCCGCAACACCATCTGCCAGCAGCACTGCCCGGTCCTGCCCAATAGCGGTGACGGGATGGGCGACTGTCCGGCCGGGAACATCATTTCCTGCGACCGCAAGAAGATCCCGGTACGCACCATCCTGGCCCCGATTTACGACCTGGACGGGGATTGTCAGGGATACCTGGAGACCATCGAGGATCTGCGGGCCAGCGAAAAATGGGACTGGGAGCGCATCCACTCCGAAAGATACGGCCACCTCATTGGCAACAGTCCGGAGATGCAGCGGATCTTTCAGATCATGCCCATGATCGGCCAGACCGACTCCTCGGTGCTGATCACCGGGGAAACCGGGACGGGCAAGGACGTCATCGCCGAGGCCGTTCACCATGCCTCGGACCGGGCCAAGGGGCCGTTCATCAAGGTCAACTGCGGAGCGCTGCCGGAAACGCTTTTGGAGTCCGAGCTTTTCGGTCACCAGAAGGGTGCCTTCACCGGGGCCGTGGAAAGCAAGCCCGGCCGATTCCGCCTGGCCCACAACGGCACCCTGTTCCTGACCGAGATCGGCGACCTTCCCGTGAACCTGCAGACCAAGCTGCTGTCCTTTCTGGACGACAAGGTGGTCTATCCCCTGGGTGGTTCCAAGGGGGTGAAGGTCAACGTCCGGGTCATCGCGGCCACGTTGCGCAACCTGGAGCAGATGGTCCAGCTCGGGGTGTTTCGAAGCGATCTGCTCTTCCGGCTGAACGTGGTCCGCCTGCATCTGCCGCCCCTGCGCGAGCGCGAAGGCGACATCCGGCTGCTTTTGGACCAGTTTCTGCGCACCATCTCCGTTCAGTTCAAGAAAAATATCAAGGGCTATTCCGAGGATGCCCTGCGGGAGCTGCTGAGCTTTCCCTACCCCGGCAACGTCCGCGAACTGCGCAATATCGTGGAGTATGCCGTGAACGTCTGCCAGGGGGACCAGATCCTCACCACGCATCTGCCCTTGTACGTGCTGGAAAGCAAAACCCCGCCCCCGGCGCAGGAAGCCCAACACCAGGAGCCTCGGCCGACGCTTCCCCAGGATGCGCATCCAATGGCCAACCCGCTGGAAGTCACCTGGAAGGACATGGAGAAAAAGATGATCCTGGAGGCCTTGGCCCAGGCCAGGGGCAAACGCAGCCGGGCCGCGGAGATCCTGGGCTGGGCCAGGAGCACCTTGTGGCGAAAAATGAAAGAGTTCGAGTTGGGTGGGTGA